AACGGTTGCCTTTGGTTCCGGGTTCATCAGGTTGATTGAATCGTTGAATGATCTCTTTTTCCTGGTGGTGATTGAATAACCGTTTGTATTGGCTGAGTGTGATGAAGATCAGCAAAAGCCCGATAGCGATGGCAGCATGCAATGGCTGCAATCCTGTTTTCACGAGAAAGCCCAGCCCAAGCGAACCAAACAGTCCGCCCACACTGAATAAACCATGCAAAGAAGACATGATGGGTTTCCCATAAAGGTTTTGCACCTGCACGCCATGTGCATTCATGGCCACATCGATGGCGCCTGCTCCTGCGCCGAACAGTAACAGGGCAATTGCCATCACAGCCACAGAATCGATCAGCAACAGTAAGGGCAGCAAGCATCCAAGCAACAGACCCGCCGCCAGCATGATCACGCGGTTGCCGTATTTATTACTCAGCCAGCCGGCCAGGGGCATCATGATGAATGCACCGCCACCCATAAATAATAATAAAATTCCCAACTGGCCTTCATGTAAACCAAGGCGATCTTTTGCATAAGGCACCATCGGCGCCCAACTGGCAACTCCCAATCCGCAAACCAGGAAAATCAGCTGTGTGGCTGTTTTCGCATTCAATAATCCCTGCTGTCCTCCTTTCATGTCAAACATTCAATAATGCAAAAGTATGCAAATTTGCAAAATAATGCAAAATGCTTGCGCCTATTTAACACAGTAATAACCGGGGACGATATATGAGGTGTTTTATTGTTGGATCAGATCGAGGATCTTTTCATTTTCAATGATCAGCATTCCCTGACGGTCGCTGGTGATGCCTTCCTGTATTTTGTATGTGTAGGTGGGAATATTGCCCTGCATGACAGTAGGCATATAACGGAACCGGATATGCGCTGTTTGTTCCTGCAATGCATGTCCTGCTTCAATGATATGTGTGGAGATAATGAAGCAGCAGTTCCGGTGCCTGGAGAAGGCTGCTGTGATACTGAGGGTGGCTTCGTACGCATCTTTCACATTGGTGCCTTTGAACAGTTCGTCAAAGATGATCACGAGGTTCTTTCCCGAGTCAACAGCTGTAGCCACTGTTTTTACGCGCAGCACTTCAGCGTAAAAATGGCTATAGCCATGTTCCAGGTCGTCGGGCACATTGATGGAAGAATAGATGCCGTCCTTTACGGAGAATCGCATCTGGCTGGCTGCCACCGGAAATCCCATATGCGCCAGGTAAATGGCCACGCCAAAGGATTTCATGAATGTGGATTTGCCGGCCATATTGGCGCCGGTAAGAAAGATGAGATTATGGGCAGCGGAGAACTCCGTTTGATTGCTGACTGCTTTCGATAGTCCGGGATGGTAAAGTCCCTCGATATCGATCACCTGCTCTGCTGCGGGCCTTGCTGCCGGATAACAGAATCCCCTGGTGGCGGCTACGCCGGACACTGCAATGTTTACATCGAGCCAATAAATGATTGGCAACAATTCTTTTATTTCCTGCTTCATTTTTTCACGAAGGCAGTGGTTGTACCTGATCAGTTTGGCAAGTGGAATGGCCGTACCGGTATCGGCTTCGTTCAACCATTGCATTTCTTTTCTCTGAAAGAATTGTTGAAGGATACTCAGTGGGTCAGCAACGGGATGGTCATCAGATGCAGTAAGCGGCATCACCATTTTTCGGATAGACTGCAGGGTGATGATGGTCTGACGGCATCCTGCTTCCAGCTGTGCATATTCCTGGCCTCCGGTGAGTTGACTGCGGACCTTTTTCAGGATGGTATTCCAGCCTGTTTCAACGAGGTTGCCGGTTACGGAGCTCAGGTAGCTTTCCATTATTTCAAAATCCGCTGCAGAAAAAGGCAGTTCCGGGCGATGGTTACCGAAATAACGGAAGCAGCGTACGCGATCATTGATCTGCGAGGCATCGGTCAATGGCTGCCTGAACATTTCTTCCAGCAACTGTCTGCCTCCGCCTGTGATGGTATGATCAAACAACCGGTAAATGGAATTACTCTTGTATCTGCCCAGTAAATTCAGGTCTTCCAATGTCTGTTTGTCTGAAATGAAACTCATGATGCTGCTGTTTTTTTGAACCTGTTATTGATGATATCCAGGATACCTTCGTTGTTGATGATGATCATGCCATGCCTGTCTTCCGTTACACCTTCAGCGAGTGTATAGGTGTATACAGGTTTGCCTTCCTTCATGCTAGTGGGCAGATAGGCGAAATGGATATTGCTGCATCGTTCTTTCAATATATCGCCTGCTTCCACTATATGTGTAGATACGATGAACATGCAGTTCTTCTTTTGTGCAAATGCTTCGGTGATGGCGATGGTGGCTTCGTATGCGTCTTTCACATTGGTGCCGCGGAACAGTTCATCGAAAATGATGAAGAGATTTTTAGCATTGCTTAATTCCTGCGCCACTTTTTTCACCCTCAATACTTCTGCAAAAAAATGACTGCTGCCGCTGGCCAGGTTATCGGAAAGATTGATGGTAGTGTAGATGCCATCCCTGACGGAGAAACACATCTTCTTTGCCGGCACCGGAAATCCCATATGGGCCAGGAACATGGCGATGCCCAGTGATTTCATGAAAGTGGATTTACCGGCCATATTGGCTCCGGTCAGGAAAATGATATTGCTGTTGGGCGTAATGCTCAAGGTATTGGGCACTGCATTTTTCACCAGCGGATGATAAACGCCTTCCAGGTATACGGTATGCAAATCCCTGTTCAATGCTTCCGGAAAAACAAAACCGTTTTTTTCTGCTATCCTGCCCACAGCGATGAAAACATCGAGGTGGTAAATATGATAAAGGATACGAAGCAGGTGATTTCTGTTTCTGAAGCGAAGCAGATCATCATATTTTGCAGTATCGGCATAGTTCAGTTTTTCATCCGGATTCTCTTTCATGAAAACCTGTAGCTCGGTCCCTGCAAGCAAATCAGACAATTCATCCATCGTGGCCACCCAGGGAGAGGTTCCGGCTTCTGCCGCCAGTTGTTGCAGAAAGGCATACAGGGAGTGCAGGATGCGAAGAATGGCTCCAACGCCGTTGTGAATGATCCTGTAATGATGATCTTCCGCCAGCAGTTGTTTTATCTTTCCACCGAGATTGTCTTTATCGCGCGAAAGCCTGGTCCTTTCATCGGTCATTTCAAGGTAAAGCTCTGCACTATCGAGCCAGGCAGTGTTGAACGGGAACGTGGTGTGCTGCCTGCTGAAGAATTGAATGGTCTGACTGCGCTTATTGATCAGCGTTTCTTCCGCGAGGGGGTGCAGGAACATTTGTTCCAGTATTCCTGCACCACCGCGTGTATGGGTATTGCTGAAGATGGTATAGATGGAATCCCTGCCGGGCTTTCCTGCCATGTTCAGGTCTTCCAGTGTTTGTTTATCTGTATTGAAATGCATTGTCCACTATTTTCTTTTTCTTCTGATCAGCAGGAGGGCGCCGAAGGCGAGCAGGATAGCGGGCACCACCCAAACAAAAATGAGTTTGATGAATTTGGCTTTCGATTTAGTGGGTATTATACTGATATCTTCTGCAGGCGGCCTAGAGCTGTCGATCGGAAATTCGTTATAGCTCAGCCAGCTGAAGAGGCCGGTATTGAAAACGAAATTTGCGGCCCTCAGGTTGAAGCGCTGCAGTTCGGCATTGCTCATGAAATCGGCATCGCCGGTAACGATGATGCGCTGCTGTTTTCCATTGATATCACGGGTAAGCCCCAGCGCTGTTGGGAATGCCTGTTTGATATCGCCTTTTTCAGGAGCAAATATCACTTCAGCGGAATCGCTCACCAGTTTCTCTTTTTTAAGCCAGGACCTTTTGGCATCGGATACCAGTAATGGTTTGATGGTGAAGGAACCTGAGTCGGAATACGAGAGAGCAGTAGCGCCGGGCATGGTGGCCCTGGCACTATCGTGGTGGCTATGCGCCAGCGGCGGGAAGAAACCGGCTACGGTTTCAGTGAGTAAAGGCGTGAGCAGTTCCGGTTGCATTTCCCTGGAAGGTTGTACCAGGATGCCATCCAGCAGTTGTACATTCAGGTAGGCCAGCAGCGGATTGAGTATGGACTGTTTGCCAGGTTCGCCGGCAATCAGCATATTGCCGCCATCATCGATGAACTTTTTCAGTTTGTTCATTTCCGTTTCGGTGAGGGCTACTTTGGGATCGGCCAGCACCAGTGCGGAAATACCTTCAGGGATCTCCTGTGTGGCCAGCGAGAGGGTGTCTACATCGAAACCCTGATTGATGAAAGACTGGCGGTATGTTTTCAGGTTTGTCAATACTTTGTATTCACGGTCACCCACTTTATTGATATCCCTTTCGAGGTTGCCGGTCAGGAAAACGATCTTCGGCATTTTGGCCTGCAGCAATCGTTTGAATGCTGCTGATATCTCAGTTTCACTTGGCCAGACATGCATGTCGTTGAATATGCGAAGGAAGGTGGTCTTGTTGCCATATTTCAATTGCATCACATAGCGGTTGAGCTCAGGTTTCAGGTTGATGATCTTTCTGATCTCTGCAGGTGATTTGAAAAAGGAGAGTGGGAGATCACGGCTTTCGGCAACCCTTTTTCCTATTTCTTCAATTGGTTTGTTGCCATAGAACCTTTCAAAGTTGGGGTTCTCAAATGTTGTATCGTAGTATTGGACGGTATTCAGTTTGATATTGTGTTTGAAGCGCAGGAAGGGTTCCCATCTGGCCAGGTTGGTGTTGTAGGATTCCGGGCTGCCATAATCGTAAAACCGGTCCAGCAGGTTGTTGTAGGCGGTTACTTCAAGCGGTGTATCGCCCAGTTCTTTGATGATCCTTTGTGCATTGGGGGTAAGTGTATTGGCTTTGTGAGCGGATGCGTCGTAGTATCCTACCAGTGAAGGAATGGAACTGATATAACCGATGGTGAGTGCAATCACCAGTATGGATGCATATCTTCCCCATCTTACCATGCGTGGTCTGGATTCTATATCGGCCCTCATCTTATAGATACTGAAGCCGAGGAACATGTATACGATCACAAGGAAGTAAATGATGTCTTTGGTGGTGATGAGGCCATTGAGCAATTGACCCGCACGTCCGGAAATCGACAGGAAATAGGTAAGGTTCCTGACGAACGCAACACCCTGCCAGAGATTTCCGATATAGCTCAGGATCCCGAACATCACAAAAGTGGAGATGGCGGCAACAATCTGGTAACTGGTAAGGCTGCTCATGAATAAACCGATAGCGGAATAAGCGCAGAGTAAAAGGAAACAACCCAATAGCGCACTCAATAATTTTCCGTTATCTGGTGAAACGATGTGGAATTGGGCAGCAATCACAAAGCAACCAATGATGGCTACGAGGAGCAGGCTGTAAATCATCATCGAGAGGAATTTGCCCAGTACGATCTCCCGGATCTTTACAGGAGATGAGTGCAGTAATTTGATAGTGCCACTGGCAGTTTCGCGGCTGATCAATCCCATAGTAAGGAGTGGCATGTAGAGATAGATGCTTTGCAATACGCTGCCGAACAATCCTTTCCTTCCCAGGAAAATGTGCTCGGTCATGCTTGAGCGTATGAGGCTGCCTGCATCTTTTTCTCTTGCAAGAATTTCGAGAATGTTTGTGTAGCTGATTGAGCACTGGACCAGGAAAATGATCAGCAGGAACCAGGCGATGGGGGAAAAGAACAGGGTACGGAGCTCCGTTTTGGCCACTCTGAGTATTGTTGCCATGGACATCATTGTTTTGCTGTTTGATTGGATAATTGTTTGAAAATTTCGTCGAGCGCACTTTTATCGAGATTGATCTCTTTGAGGCGCCATCCTTTTTCTACACTGATGGTCACTATTCTTTCAGCAATATCCTGGTCGCCACTGAAGAAAACGCGTACCTGTCTTTCGGTCAGGAACTCTGCTTTGGTAACGCCTTCCACTTGCTGCAGTTCGGTGGCTGATGGAGGGTTTGAGAAATGGATGAGCATGCTGTGTGGTGCTGCATAATTGTTGAAAGCATCCATGGTGTCCGAGAAAACGATCCTGCCATTTTCGATCATCCTGATCTCCTTGCAGAGGATCTGTATTTCAGAAAGGATATGTGAGGAAAAGATCACGGCACGGTCCATTGCAATTTCTTTGATGAGGGCGCGTACTTCGATGATCTGGTTGGGATCGAGGCCATTGGTGGGTTCATCCAGCACCACCAGTCTGGGGCGGTGTACGATGGCCTGGGCAATGCCTACACGTTGACGGTAACCTCCGGAAAGATTGCGCAGCAGCCTGCTACTGAAATGCGCGATGCCACATCGTTCTTTTACTTCGTTTATCGCAGCTTTCTTGAGATCCTTTGGAATGTGACGAAGGCCTGCACAATACCAGAGGTATTCATCCACGGTAAGGTCCATATACAGTGGCGGGTTCTGCGGCAAAAATCCGATCTCTTTCTTGGCGAGCTCCGGCTGCAGTTTCATGTCGATGCCGTTGATATAAACATTGCCTTCGGTCTGGTTCAGGGCTCCACAAAGGATATTCATGGTGGTTGATTTCCCTGCTCCATTGGAGCCAAGCAATCCCACGATGCCTGTATGACCGATCTCGATGTTGATATCACGGATCGCCCAGTTGGTGCTGTAGCGATGGCTCAGCTTTTCAATCTTCACAATTGTTTTTTCCATGATTCTAGTTTTTGTTTAAGAGAAGTCCGGGTCCCTGGCGGGTAACGGGAACCAGCCAGGGACCCGGACAAAGCATTCCCTTCCGGGTAGCATTGTATATGCTTCCGGTGTTACTGGTGGTATAACCAGCCCCAGGGAGGGGCTGGTTATATTGTATGATTAAGGATTTTGTTTCATTTCCGGGTTCTGGGTCAACAGCAGGTTGGCCAGCGGAAACACATATTCATTACTGTTAGGTGAAAGTGTATAGGTGGTATTGTTGAAAACCCTGGTAATGGTCTGTGCAAACATGGCGTCCTGGTTGAGGCGGCGCTGATCGAACCAGCGAAGTCCGGAGCCGAAGAATTCGCGGCGTCTTTCATCGATCACCATTTGCAATGCTTCTGCTGGTGTGGCAGCACTGAGGTCTGTATAGTCTGCCGGACGGAAACGTTTTTTTCGCAAATCGTTCAGCATGTTTACTGCTTCATCTTTCTGGCCTGCGCGGGCAAGGCATTCAGCCTTGATCAGCCAGGTATCATTCACAGACAGACCGGTGGCGGGTTTGTCGTTCGAATACCTGTCTCTGGACCAATAGCCGGGTCCTGTGAACACAGGATAGAAATTGTTGCCCGGCCTTGTGAAGATCTCATAACGAAGATCTTTTGTGTTCAATAAACCGAGCAGTGAGTTGCTGAGCTGGTAGGCTCCAAACATTTGTCTTGGTACTTTACGCAGGATCACCTGTTTGTCTGCATATTGTCCGGGGAAAGTATAATTGGAGCCGGTTACTGAAAGATTGTAATCATAGAGATCGTTCCGGATATCCAAAGTACTGTCGGCAAATTCTGCTGCTTTGGTAAAGTTGCGCATGTTCAGATAGTATTTGCTGAACAGTGCATATGCAGCGGCCTTGCTGGGTTTGAAGGAGGTTTCCTGTACAGGGGGCAGCAGTGGAATGCACTGGCGGATATCGCTGTAGATCTGTTCGTACACGGCTTTCACGCTGGGCCTGGTGAGGTCTGTAAAAAGAACGGGTTTCAGCATGATGGGTACGCCCGGATCGGTGGCGGCAGTAGCTTCATCATATTGTTTACCATAGAGGTTCACCAGGTTGAAGTAAGCGAATGCCCTGTGCAGGAGCGCTTCCCCGAGCAGAGTATTCTTCAGTATCATATCTCCTCCCTTACTGTCGTTCACACCATTGATCACCACGTTGTATACGTAGATCTGTGCATAGAGCGAGTTCCAGTCGTTATCCGTTTGCTGGTCTATATAGAATGGTTTTTTCCAGATGTACATGGCCTGCTGAATGGTATTATTCTTCAGGTTATTCTGGATGTCCGGAGAAATGAATTCCACATCATCGCAACTGAGGAGTGGTGCCAGTCCGTAGCTCACTTCCTGCTGGTCGTGGTTGTTGAGTAAAAGCCTGTAGTCGGAAGTATACACCAATACACGCTGCCCCTGGATAGGTACATCTTCCACATACTTCCTGCAGGAAGCCAGGAAACTGATCAGTAAGAGGGTCAGAATGCTATATTTATATGATCGCATATTTTTTCAATTGAGCGTTAGTTAAAATGTCAGTGCCACTCTGAACGAATAGGAGGTAAGGAGGGGCAGCTGGTAGTTGTTGCCGGTAGTGTAGATGTAATCGGGATCGATCTTCTCTTTGTTAGCGGCCCAGATCATACCGAGATTACGTGCTACGGCAGAAATTGTGAGGCTTCTGGCTCCGGCCTTTTCAAGGATTTTGCCAGGTACTGAATAAGAGAGCATGATCTGCTGCAGTCTGATATTGCTGCGGCTCCTGACGAGGAAATCGCTTTCAGTGTAGCGGCCCAGGTTTTGGAACCAGTTGGTGCCTGCACCAAATTCGAGCCCCGGAACATTGGTGAATGCTTCATCACCGGGTTTACGCCAGCGCTCAGACACATCACCACTACGTCCAATATAGGTAGTGTTGGTATATCCGGTGGAAACGATGGATGGCTTACGGAATACGCCACCGAATGCATAAAGGAACTGGAAGTTTAGCTCAAGCCCTTTATAATTGATGCTGTTGGAGAAGTTACCAAACCAGGGAGATGCAGTACGACCGGAATAAGTCCTGATATTTTCGAAGGGGTACTCATTTACGTTATACACTTTGTCCTTGTTCTTCGGATCTTTGATAAGTGATTGTCCGGTATTGTCCAGGCCTGCCCAGATATAAGAGAACATATAATCGGAAGGGTAACCATTGTACAGGTTCTCGGTGGAGAAGCTGGTGGTAGGTTTGTCGAAACGGGCGTCTTTAACAACGTTGGTATTATAGCTCAGGTTCACAGTGCTGGTCCATTTGAAATCTTTTGTGATTACCGGAACTACATTGATTCCGATGTCGAAGCCTTTGCCATCGAGGTTGGCTGTGTTGAACAGGGTTTGTGTAAATCCATAAGTTCCATTGATAGGCAGTTGCCAGATGATATCGGTAGTCTTCTTCCTGTAGTATTCAACGGTGCCGTATACACGATTTTTGAATAGCGAGAAGTCGATCCCATAGTTGATCATCCTTGTTTTTTCCCAGGCGAGGTTATCTACAGCGGGAGTGGAGATCACTGCATAAGGATAATTGGTGAGATAGTGGGATCCCAGGAGGCTGATGGTGGTTACCGGGGCATAGCCTTGCGGCGCATTGCCGCTGAATCCATAGGTAAAGCGGGCAGAGAGCCTGTCGATCCATTTCACATTCCTGAGGAATTCTTCATTACCGGCATCCCATTTTACACCGGCTGACCATAAGGGGATCGCTCTCTTACGGCGTTCTACACCCAGCAGGTTATAGTCGTCGAAGCGTGCGCTTCCGGAAACAGTATACGTATTATCGAAAGTATAGGAACCATTGGTGTAGTAAGACAGAGCCCTGGTAGTGAATTCTTCAACGGGTCTGGAAGTAGCGCCAATGGTTTGGTTGCTGCCATTGATGTCTCTGAACTGGACTGTTGGGTTCACTGTTCTGAAGGCATTGATGGATTTATCATATCCGTAGCGAAGCTCACCGCTTGATTTAGTGAAGTTCTCACGGATCTCAGATCCCACCAGGAAGTTCAGCTGATGCCTGCCATTCCAGTTCTTGTTAACGTTGAGCTGTCCACGAAGATTGTAACTTCTGCCCAGGTTATTGTTGAGGCTAAGCCTTCCGCCGGGGGGTACGCCATATATCACGCCGCCGCCCGGATTGATACTGGTGGCTTTGTTCACCAGCATTCTTGCTTCATAGCTGTCCGGCTCCCAGTATTCTTCCCGGTCGCTGAAAGTGCGTCCCATATTTCCAGAAACAACGGCATTGAGCCAGGGGGTTATCTTACCGGTAATGGAGGTATTGAAAGTGATATTGTTGCTGTTCGTAATTGCGTTGGAATAATCCAGTTCTTCGATGGGTGAATAAGAGAAGGGCAGGTATCCTTTTTGCTCCAGTGTTCTACTCATAAAAGGCGTAAGCATAACGTCGTAATGGATTGGATTTCCCTGATCGTCCACCAGTCTGTCGTATGGTCTCATACCACCTGCAAAGATGCTCATCGATCTTACGGCTGCTCCGTTCACCTTGTCTCTCGTGTTGCCGAAAGAGATATCGGTACTGATGGCGATGCGATTGTCGAGCAGATTGGTATTGGCGCCGGCCCTCAGGGAGTAGCCCCGGTTCACATTGCTTTTGTAAACACGCTGATCAGTATAGAAATATCCTGAGAGGAAATAGGAGCTGTTGAGGCCGCCACCGGACAATGAAAGATTGTATTGCTGTGTGGTAGGGCGTTGCAGCATATACTTCGCAAGGTCTTTGCTGTTGTCATAGGAGCCGAGTTCAGCCAGTTGCTGGTTCATTTGATCTTCGGTGATCTC
This portion of the Pseudobacter ginsenosidimutans genome encodes:
- a CDS encoding MFS transporter, with protein sequence MFDMKGGQQGLLNAKTATQLIFLVCGLGVASWAPMVPYAKDRLGLHEGQLGILLLFMGGGAFIMMPLAGWLSNKYGNRVIMLAAGLLLGCLLPLLLLIDSVAVMAIALLLFGAGAGAIDVAMNAHGVQVQNLYGKPIMSSLHGLFSVGGLFGSLGLGFLVKTGLQPLHAAIAIGLLLIFITLSQYKRLFNHHQEKEIIQRFNQPDEPGTKGNRYQWLRGSVLFLGFMCFASFLSEGAMLDWSAVYLRDVKGVQQELSGIGYAAFSIAMAVMRLLGDGIVEKWKSKTVVITGSLIATTGLMISILSPSIYLVLAGYILLGIGAANIVPIFFSEGGRLPGIPSTVSIPVITTIGYTGSLAGPALLGFIAHHFSLDMAFGLTALLMLSISIAWSFKK
- a CDS encoding MutS-related protein, with product MSFISDKQTLEDLNLLGRYKSNSIYRLFDHTITGGGRQLLEEMFRQPLTDASQINDRVRCFRYFGNHRPELPFSAADFEIMESYLSSVTGNLVETGWNTILKKVRSQLTGGQEYAQLEAGCRQTIITLQSIRKMVMPLTASDDHPVADPLSILQQFFQRKEMQWLNEADTGTAIPLAKLIRYNHCLREKMKQEIKELLPIIYWLDVNIAVSGVAATRGFCYPAARPAAEQVIDIEGLYHPGLSKAVSNQTEFSAAHNLIFLTGANMAGKSTFMKSFGVAIYLAHMGFPVAASQMRFSVKDGIYSSINVPDDLEHGYSHFYAEVLRVKTVATAVDSGKNLVIIFDELFKGTNVKDAYEATLSITAAFSRHRNCCFIISTHIIEAGHALQEQTAHIRFRYMPTVMQGNIPTYTYKIQEGITSDRQGMLIIENEKILDLIQQ
- a CDS encoding MutS-related protein, which gives rise to MHFNTDKQTLEDLNMAGKPGRDSIYTIFSNTHTRGGAGILEQMFLHPLAEETLINKRSQTIQFFSRQHTTFPFNTAWLDSAELYLEMTDERTRLSRDKDNLGGKIKQLLAEDHHYRIIHNGVGAILRILHSLYAFLQQLAAEAGTSPWVATMDELSDLLAGTELQVFMKENPDEKLNYADTAKYDDLLRFRNRNHLLRILYHIYHLDVFIAVGRIAEKNGFVFPEALNRDLHTVYLEGVYHPLVKNAVPNTLSITPNSNIIFLTGANMAGKSTFMKSLGIAMFLAHMGFPVPAKKMCFSVRDGIYTTINLSDNLASGSSHFFAEVLRVKKVAQELSNAKNLFIIFDELFRGTNVKDAYEATIAITEAFAQKKNCMFIVSTHIVEAGDILKERCSNIHFAYLPTSMKEGKPVYTYTLAEGVTEDRHGMIIINNEGILDIINNRFKKTAAS
- a CDS encoding Gldg family protein, producing the protein MATILRVAKTELRTLFFSPIAWFLLIIFLVQCSISYTNILEILAREKDAGSLIRSSMTEHIFLGRKGLFGSVLQSIYLYMPLLTMGLISRETASGTIKLLHSSPVKIREIVLGKFLSMMIYSLLLVAIIGCFVIAAQFHIVSPDNGKLLSALLGCFLLLCAYSAIGLFMSSLTSYQIVAAISTFVMFGILSYIGNLWQGVAFVRNLTYFLSISGRAGQLLNGLITTKDIIYFLVIVYMFLGFSIYKMRADIESRPRMVRWGRYASILVIALTIGYISSIPSLVGYYDASAHKANTLTPNAQRIIKELGDTPLEVTAYNNLLDRFYDYGSPESYNTNLARWEPFLRFKHNIKLNTVQYYDTTFENPNFERFYGNKPIEEIGKRVAESRDLPLSFFKSPAEIRKIINLKPELNRYVMQLKYGNKTTFLRIFNDMHVWPSETEISAAFKRLLQAKMPKIVFLTGNLERDINKVGDREYKVLTNLKTYRQSFINQGFDVDTLSLATQEIPEGISALVLADPKVALTETEMNKLKKFIDDGGNMLIAGEPGKQSILNPLLAYLNVQLLDGILVQPSREMQPELLTPLLTETVAGFFPPLAHSHHDSARATMPGATALSYSDSGSFTIKPLLVSDAKRSWLKKEKLVSDSAEVIFAPEKGDIKQAFPTALGLTRDINGKQQRIIVTGDADFMSNAELQRFNLRAANFVFNTGLFSWLSYNEFPIDSSRPPAEDISIIPTKSKAKFIKLIFVWVVPAILLAFGALLLIRRKRK
- a CDS encoding ABC transporter ATP-binding protein, with the translated sequence MEKTIVKIEKLSHRYSTNWAIRDINIEIGHTGIVGLLGSNGAGKSTTMNILCGALNQTEGNVYINGIDMKLQPELAKKEIGFLPQNPPLYMDLTVDEYLWYCAGLRHIPKDLKKAAINEVKERCGIAHFSSRLLRNLSGGYRQRVGIAQAIVHRPRLVVLDEPTNGLDPNQIIEVRALIKEIAMDRAVIFSSHILSEIQILCKEIRMIENGRIVFSDTMDAFNNYAAPHSMLIHFSNPPSATELQQVEGVTKAEFLTERQVRVFFSGDQDIAERIVTISVEKGWRLKEINLDKSALDEIFKQLSNQTAKQ
- a CDS encoding RagB/SusD family nutrient uptake outer membrane protein translates to MRSYKYSILTLLLISFLASCRKYVEDVPIQGQRVLVYTSDYRLLLNNHDQQEVSYGLAPLLSCDDVEFISPDIQNNLKNNTIQQAMYIWKKPFYIDQQTDNDWNSLYAQIYVYNVVINGVNDSKGGDMILKNTLLGEALLHRAFAYFNLVNLYGKQYDEATAATDPGVPIMLKPVLFTDLTRPSVKAVYEQIYSDIRQCIPLLPPVQETSFKPSKAAAYALFSKYYLNMRNFTKAAEFADSTLDIRNDLYDYNLSVTGSNYTFPGQYADKQVILRKVPRQMFGAYQLSNSLLGLLNTKDLRYEIFTRPGNNFYPVFTGPGYWSRDRYSNDKPATGLSVNDTWLIKAECLARAGQKDEAVNMLNDLRKKRFRPADYTDLSAATPAEALQMVIDERRREFFGSGLRWFDQRRLNQDAMFAQTITRVFNNTTYTLSPNSNEYVFPLANLLLTQNPEMKQNP
- a CDS encoding SusC/RagA family TonB-linked outer membrane protein, which encodes MRMTTFFMFAIMLHVSAKTASQTVTLQGRDIPLKKVFDQIYQQTGFVVFGNERLFEISVPVTVNVKNAPLSEVLTELFRTQPLTFSIDSKTIFLSPKKNTPTRIVLWGDSTIIPELKGTVQDAAGQPLQGATVAVRNTKLMTVTDQQGAFLLQNVPNNGVLTISNISYQSREIKLNGKNSLTISLQQEIKDLGEVEVSVNTGYQSLPRERATGSFSVVTSKQLAQVPVVSILERLQGMAPGVDISTKTTAGKSRNGTMQIRGLSTIRSEYTTTTKVSTDPLLVIDGFPSQMSITNGALDYLNPDDIEQITFLKDAAAASIWGIQAANGVVVIVTKKGSRNQRPSLSFSTTLGTSSKPTTNYGKMMSMPDYIALEKELIEKGRLNDPTLTTSGFLPENNSQAQAIVWRKRRGEITEDQMNQQLAELGSYDNSKDLAKYMLQRPTTQQYNLSLSGGGLNSSYFLSGYFYTDQRVYKSNVNRGYSLRAGANTNLLDNRIAISTDISFGNTRDKVNGAAVRSMSIFAGGMRPYDRLVDDQGNPIHYDVMLTPFMSRTLEQKGYLPFSYSPIEELDYSNAITNSNNITFNTSITGKITPWLNAVVSGNMGRTFSDREEYWEPDSYEARMLVNKATSINPGGGVIYGVPPGGRLSLNNNLGRSYNLRGQLNVNKNWNGRHQLNFLVGSEIRENFTKSSGELRYGYDKSINAFRTVNPTVQFRDINGSNQTIGATSRPVEEFTTRALSYYTNGSYTFDNTYTVSGSARFDDYNLLGVERRKRAIPLWSAGVKWDAGNEEFLRNVKWIDRLSARFTYGFSGNAPQGYAPVTTISLLGSHYLTNYPYAVISTPAVDNLAWEKTRMINYGIDFSLFKNRVYGTVEYYRKKTTDIIWQLPINGTYGFTQTLFNTANLDGKGFDIGINVVPVITKDFKWTSTVNLSYNTNVVKDARFDKPTTSFSTENLYNGYPSDYMFSYIWAGLDNTGQSLIKDPKNKDKVYNVNEYPFENIRTYSGRTASPWFGNFSNSINYKGLELNFQFLYAFGGVFRKPSIVSTGYTNTTYIGRSGDVSERWRKPGDEAFTNVPGLEFGAGTNWFQNLGRYTESDFLVRSRSNIRLQQIMLSYSVPGKILEKAGARSLTISAVARNLGMIWAANKEKIDPDYIYTTGNNYQLPLLTSYSFRVALTF